The following are encoded in a window of Carya illinoinensis cultivar Pawnee chromosome 15, C.illinoinensisPawnee_v1, whole genome shotgun sequence genomic DNA:
- the LOC122296733 gene encoding protein FAR-RED ELONGATED HYPOCOTYL 3-like, whose product MNAFFDGYVHAKTNLKEFVDQFDNALKKKIENEISSDFHLFSVSIPCISRSLIEKRFQELYTNAKFRKIQQQIMGVLDMDPSLLRHDGVTKTYLVEDEIRVEEFTKHVTYYVDFNVEECDAKCSCGLFQMRGILCRHILAIFKCNGIKSLPDRYILDRWRKDIKRRYTLIHNSYDPGSQREDTNRYSSLFNICYQMITLAAGSKDHTKDATKK is encoded by the coding sequence atgaatgcattttttgatggaTATGTTCATGCGAAAACTAATTTAAAGGAGTTTGTGGACCAATTTGACAATgccttgaaaaagaaaattgagaatgaaatcAGCTCGGACTTCCACTTATTTAGCGTTTCCATTCCTTGCATATCTAGATCTCTAATCGAAAAGAGATTCCAAGAGTTGTATACAAATGCAAAATTCAGGAAAATTCAACAGCAAATTATGGGTGTACTCGATATGGATCCATCACTACTTAGACATGATGGTGTGACGAAGACATATTTGGTAGAAGATGAAATTCGTGTTGAGGAGTTCACTAAACATGTTACATATTATGTGGACTTTAATGTGGAAGAATGTGATGCTAAGTGTTCGTGTGGGTTATTTCAGATGAGAGGGATACTATGTAGACATATCTTGGCCATATTCAAGTGTAATGGGATAAAATCCTTGCCAGATAGATAcattttagatcgatggaggaaggacatCAAACGGAGATACACGTTAATCCACAATAGTTATGACCCTGGGTCTCAACGGGAAGATACTAACAGATATTCAAGTCTATTCAATATCTGTTATCAGATGATTACCCTTGCAGCAGGTTCGAAAGATCATACTAAGGATGCTACTAAAAAGTGA